One stretch of Manis pentadactyla isolate mManPen7 chromosome 10, mManPen7.hap1, whole genome shotgun sequence DNA includes these proteins:
- the FKBP11 gene encoding peptidyl-prolyl cis-trans isomerase FKBP11 isoform X1 — protein sequence MTLCPSLLPLRWLLLLISGAVCWADAGFETESPIRTLQVETLVEPPEPCAEPAAFGDTLHIHYTGSLADGRIIDTSLTRDPLVIELGQKQVIPGLEQSLLDMCVGEKRRAIIPSHLAYGKRGFPPSIPADAVLQFDVELIALIRANYWQKLVKGILPLVGMAMVPALLGLIGYHLYKKASRPKVSKKKLKEEKRNKSKKK from the exons ATGACCCTGTGCCCCTCACTACTGCCGCTCCGTTGGCTGCTGCTGCTGATCAGTGGGGCGGTGTGCTGGGCTGACGCTGGGTTCGAAACCGAAAGTCCCATCCGGACCCTCCAAGTGGAGACCCTG GTGGAGCCCCCCGAACCGTGTGCGGAGCCCGCTGCCTTTGGAGACACACTGCACATACACTACACG GGCAGCTTGGCAGATGGACGCATTATTGACACTTCCCTGACCAGAGACCCTCTGGTTATAGAACTTGGCCAAAAGCAGGTGatcccag GTCTGGAGCAGAGCCTTCTAGacatgtgtgtggg AGAGAAGCGAAGGGCAATCATTCCTTCTCACTTGGCCTATGGAAAACGGGGATTTCCACCATCTATCCCAG cGGATGCAGTGCTACAGTTTGACGTGGAGCTGATTGCACTGATCCGAGCCAACTACTGGCAGAAGCTGGTGAAGGGCATTTTACCTCTGGTAGGCATGGCCATGGTGCCAGCCCTCCTGGGCCTCATTGGGTATCATCTGTACAAAAAGGCCAGCAGACCTAAAGTCTCCAAAAAGAAGCTCAAGGAAGAAAAAcgaaacaagagcaaaaagaaataa
- the FKBP11 gene encoding peptidyl-prolyl cis-trans isomerase FKBP11 isoform X2 produces the protein MTLCPSLLPLRWLLLLISGAVCWADAGFETESPIRTLQVETLGSLADGRIIDTSLTRDPLVIELGQKQVIPGLEQSLLDMCVGEKRRAIIPSHLAYGKRGFPPSIPADAVLQFDVELIALIRANYWQKLVKGILPLVGMAMVPALLGLIGYHLYKKASRPKVSKKKLKEEKRNKSKKK, from the exons ATGACCCTGTGCCCCTCACTACTGCCGCTCCGTTGGCTGCTGCTGCTGATCAGTGGGGCGGTGTGCTGGGCTGACGCTGGGTTCGAAACCGAAAGTCCCATCCGGACCCTCCAAGTGGAGACCCTG GGCAGCTTGGCAGATGGACGCATTATTGACACTTCCCTGACCAGAGACCCTCTGGTTATAGAACTTGGCCAAAAGCAGGTGatcccag GTCTGGAGCAGAGCCTTCTAGacatgtgtgtggg AGAGAAGCGAAGGGCAATCATTCCTTCTCACTTGGCCTATGGAAAACGGGGATTTCCACCATCTATCCCAG cGGATGCAGTGCTACAGTTTGACGTGGAGCTGATTGCACTGATCCGAGCCAACTACTGGCAGAAGCTGGTGAAGGGCATTTTACCTCTGGTAGGCATGGCCATGGTGCCAGCCCTCCTGGGCCTCATTGGGTATCATCTGTACAAAAAGGCCAGCAGACCTAAAGTCTCCAAAAAGAAGCTCAAGGAAGAAAAAcgaaacaagagcaaaaagaaataa
- the ARF3 gene encoding ADP-ribosylation factor 3 isoform X1: MGNIFGNLLKSLIGKKEMRILMVGLDAAGKTTILYKLKLGEIVTTIPTIGFNVETVEYKNISFTVWDVGGQDKIRPLWRHYFQNTQGLIFVVDSNDRERVNEAREELMRMLAEDELRDAVLLVFANKQDLPNAMNAAEITDKLGLHSLRHRNWYIQATCATSGDGLYEGLDWLANQLKNKK, encoded by the exons ATGGGGAATATCTTTGGAAACCTTCTCAAGAGCCTGATTGGGAAGAAGGAGATGCGCATCTTGATGGTGGGTCTGGATGCCGCAGGAAAGACCACCATCCTGTATAAGCTGAAACTGGGGGAGATCGtcaccaccatccccaccatTG GGTTCAACGTGGAGACAGTAGAATACAAGAACATCAGTTTCACAGTTTGGGATGTGGGTGGCCAGGACAAGATTCGGCCTCTTTGGAGACACTACTTCCAGAACACCCAAG GGTTGATATTTGTGGTCGACAGCAACGATCGGGAGCGAGTGAATGAGGCCCGGGAGGAGCTGATGCGGATGCTGGCGGAGGATGAGTTGCGGGATGCAGTGCTCCTTGTCTTTGCCAACAAACAG GATTTGCCTAATGCTATGAACGCTGCCGAGATCACAGACAAGTTGGGCCTGCATTCTCTGCGTCACCGCAACTGGTACATTCAGGCCACCTGTGCCACCAGTGGGGATGGGCTGTACGAAGGCCTGGACTGGCTGGCCAATCAGCTCAAAAACAAGAAGTGA
- the ARF3 gene encoding ADP-ribosylation factor 3 isoform X2, translating into MGNIFGNLLKSLIGKKEMRILMVGLDAAGKTTILYKLKLGEIVTTIPTIGFNVETVEYKNISFTVWDVGGQDKIRPLWRHYFQNTQVHALPP; encoded by the exons ATGGGGAATATCTTTGGAAACCTTCTCAAGAGCCTGATTGGGAAGAAGGAGATGCGCATCTTGATGGTGGGTCTGGATGCCGCAGGAAAGACCACCATCCTGTATAAGCTGAAACTGGGGGAGATCGtcaccaccatccccaccatTG GGTTCAACGTGGAGACAGTAGAATACAAGAACATCAGTTTCACAGTTTGGGATGTGGGTGGCCAGGACAAGATTCGGCCTCTTTGGAGACACTACTTCCAGAACACCCAAG TCCATGCTCTGCCTCCCTAG
- the WNT10B gene encoding protein Wnt-10b, protein MPEEPRPRPPPSGLAGLLFLALCSRALSNEILGLKLPGEPPLTANTVCLTLSGLSKRQLGLCLRSPDVTASALQGLHIAVHECQHQLRDQRWNCSALEGGGRLPHHSAILKRGFRESAFSFSMLAAGVMHAVATACSLGKLGSCGCGWKGNGEQDRLRAKLLQLQALSRGKSFPHPLPSPGTGSSPGPGPQDTWEWGGCNHDMDFGEKFSRDFLDSREAPRDIQARMRIHNNRVGRQVVTENLKRKCKCHGTSGSCQFKTCWRAAPEFRTVGAALRERLGQAIFIDTHNRNSGAFQPRLRPRRLSGELVYFEKSPDFCERDPTVGSPGTQGRACNKTSRLLDGCGSLCCGRGHNVLRQTRVERCHCRFHWCCYVLCDECKVTEWVNVCK, encoded by the exons ATGCCGGAGGAGCCCCGGCCGCGGCCTCCGCCCTCGGGCCTCGCGGGTCTCCTGTTTCTGGCATTGTGCAGTCG GGCCCTAAGCAATGAGATTCTGGGCCTGAAGCTGCCGGGCGAGCCGCCACTGACTGCCAACACCGTGTGCTTGACGCTGTCGGGCCTGAGCAAGCGGCAGCTAGGCCTGTGCCTGCGCAGCCCCGACGTGACGGCGTCCGCACTTCAGGGCCTGCACATCGCGGTCCACGAATGTCAGCACCAGCTGCGCGACCAGCGCTGGAACTGCTCGGCGCTCGAGGGCGGCGGCCGCCTGCCGCACCACAGCGCCATCCTCAAGCGCG GTTTCCGTGAGAGTGCTTTTTCCTTCTCCATGCTGGCTGCTGGGGTCATGCATGCGGTGGCCACGGCCTGCAGCCTGGGCAAGCTGGggagctgtggctgtggctggaaGGGCAACGGTGAGCAGGACCGGCTGAGGGCCAAACTGCTGCAGCTGCAGGCGCTGTCCAGGGGCAAGagcttcccccaccccctgcccagcccaggcaCTGGCTcaagccctggccctggcccccagGACACATGGGAATGGGGTGGCTGTAACCATGACATGGACTTTGGAGAGAAGTTCTCTCGGGATTTCTTGGATTCCAGGGAAGCTCCCCGGGACATCCAGGCACGAATGCGGATCCACAACAACAGGGTGGGACGCCAG GTGGTAACTGAAAATCTGAAGCGGAAATGTAAGTGCCATGGCACGTCAGGCAGCTGCCAGTTCAAGACATGCTGGAGGGCTGCTCCAGAGTTCCGGACAGTGGGGGCAGCTTTGAGAGAGCGACTGGGTCAGGCCATCTTCATCGATACCCACAACCGCAACTCTGGAGCCTTCCAACCCCGCCTGCGTCCCCGTCGCCTCTCAGGAgagctggtctactttgagaagTCTCCTGACTTCTGTGAGCGAGACCCCACCGTGGGCTCCCCAGGCACTCAGGGCCGGGCCTGCAACAAGACCAGCCGCTTGCTGGATGGCTGTGGAAGCCTGTGCTGTGGCCGTGGGCACAATGTGCTCCGGCAGACACGAGTTGAGCGCTGTCATTGTCGCTTCCATTGGTGCTGCTACGTGCTGTGTGATGAGTGCAAGGTCACAGAGTGGGTTAATGTGTGTAAGTGA